In Virgibacillus sp. NKC19-16, a single genomic region encodes these proteins:
- a CDS encoding ATP-binding protein produces the protein MHANIYGFGKWVDYDIEFTSESAIIIYGENESGKSTLQKFILFMLFGLTPKQRDFYRPKTSGKMGGRLTIIDPTAGKYTIERLDEVRNGAATCLTADGNEHDEEWLKDRLNGMTYGTYQSIFSFSAFDLHALKEMKEDDLGEVLLGIGLTGANNIYSIEKKLDNQIGELFKPYGKKPMINQQLDTLNERFSNLHTFKTEEALYREKKAKATFLTDEIKAMQETIQQEKKNLFSIEKHQHALPIIHDYHHYTNQLVSYPAEIDFPENGVNRLEKINEKLLPLTSELAVWKDNQKQYQKKIATLKEELEDKSVYDHGQEILRKKEQYKQNEKEFERLQIAINKRETQISTGLNELNTGLTAADLASLDIPFYIENTWNQLKNDANQLHLEKSQMQQERNQAKQQRNYVINQQQEIEEGLLSEERYYELQDKMNEQRQYNIVQKLKLESADKRKEWEKNKQAKEKNSKSILLTSMLLSLLVGIVGIITDSTLLFYLIPLFLIIGFVQWLWGKSTIKDIENMLLQEDFQAPAFQITNEEKEEAEKLLALHNKSENELDSLKEQVKAIDVQFIKMDEKRRMLEEREEQLNTRIRAQYETYPFLQEVEISYWPEFFHQLKQLVTLDRERQQFYEEFNQLQDIQKVFHQEVNRFLQSKNGENPTTSMDHSFEMVEQLTNAYQTAIKQLENYANLVEENNEQQRVTKQKMDTYKKEITALLEIAQVETVDEFYRKSKQLEEKQEIEATITKSLDQLSVTFSQASLKNLLEANPDQDELEVAHQQSQSKIDQFETDINEKRHQLADVNATLKTLESSESLSETTHRFQMETEQLNKHAKQWAILKTAKEMLALTKRNYRDKYLSKVIDRTSNYFKKMTGSTYLKVYAPIGNKPFQVEANDNLRYTVNELSQGSIDQLYVALRLAVSEIMSDKHRLPFIIDDAFVHFDTLRTKRIIEIVEEIAEEQQIIIFTCKEEVVEASKNAEIVRLRNTIRIN, from the coding sequence ATGCATGCAAATATATACGGTTTTGGCAAATGGGTGGATTATGATATTGAATTTACGAGTGAATCAGCTATAATCATCTATGGAGAAAATGAATCCGGTAAATCAACCTTGCAGAAATTCATTCTGTTTATGTTATTTGGCCTTACGCCGAAGCAGCGTGATTTTTACCGTCCAAAAACAAGTGGTAAAATGGGCGGAAGGCTCACAATAATTGATCCGACCGCAGGCAAATATACGATTGAGCGATTGGATGAGGTAAGAAACGGTGCGGCAACATGTTTAACCGCTGATGGGAATGAGCATGATGAAGAGTGGTTGAAAGATCGTTTGAACGGGATGACCTATGGCACGTATCAATCTATTTTTTCCTTTTCAGCTTTTGATTTACATGCACTTAAAGAAATGAAAGAGGATGATCTTGGGGAAGTGTTGCTCGGGATTGGTTTAACCGGGGCTAATAATATTTACTCCATTGAAAAAAAGTTAGATAATCAAATTGGCGAATTATTTAAACCCTATGGAAAAAAACCAATGATTAATCAGCAGCTTGACACATTGAACGAACGCTTTTCGAATCTACATACATTTAAAACTGAAGAAGCATTGTACCGGGAAAAGAAAGCAAAAGCAACTTTTTTAACAGACGAAATTAAAGCAATGCAAGAGACTATTCAACAGGAAAAAAAGAACCTCTTTTCCATTGAAAAGCATCAACATGCATTACCAATTATCCATGATTATCACCATTACACAAATCAATTAGTAAGCTATCCGGCTGAAATTGACTTCCCAGAAAATGGTGTAAATCGTCTGGAGAAAATAAATGAAAAATTACTCCCGTTAACGAGTGAACTAGCTGTATGGAAGGATAATCAAAAACAGTATCAGAAAAAAATAGCAACGCTAAAGGAAGAGTTGGAAGATAAATCTGTTTACGATCATGGACAGGAAATTCTTCGTAAAAAGGAACAATATAAACAAAATGAAAAAGAGTTCGAAAGACTTCAGATAGCAATTAATAAACGGGAAACGCAAATAAGCACAGGTCTTAATGAACTAAACACCGGGTTAACAGCAGCAGATTTGGCTTCGCTTGATATCCCTTTTTACATCGAAAATACATGGAATCAGTTAAAAAATGATGCAAATCAGCTTCATTTGGAAAAAAGCCAGATGCAGCAAGAAAGAAATCAGGCAAAACAGCAACGAAATTATGTAATCAATCAGCAGCAGGAAATAGAAGAAGGATTACTATCAGAAGAACGTTATTATGAACTTCAGGATAAAATGAATGAACAGAGACAATATAATATAGTCCAAAAGCTAAAATTGGAGTCAGCTGATAAACGAAAAGAATGGGAGAAAAATAAACAAGCCAAAGAAAAGAATAGCAAGAGTATTTTACTTACAAGTATGCTCCTTTCCTTACTAGTAGGGATAGTTGGGATTATCACAGATAGCACATTGCTTTTCTATCTCATACCATTATTTTTAATCATCGGCTTCGTACAATGGCTGTGGGGGAAAAGCACTATCAAAGATATAGAAAATATGCTGCTTCAAGAAGATTTTCAGGCACCTGCGTTTCAGATAACAAATGAAGAAAAAGAAGAAGCGGAAAAGTTACTTGCGCTTCATAATAAAAGTGAAAATGAATTAGATTCCTTAAAGGAACAAGTGAAAGCCATAGATGTGCAGTTCATTAAAATGGATGAAAAGCGCAGAATGCTTGAGGAGAGGGAGGAGCAATTAAATACGCGAATAAGGGCGCAATATGAAACCTATCCATTTTTGCAGGAAGTCGAAATCAGTTACTGGCCAGAGTTCTTCCATCAATTGAAACAACTAGTAACATTAGACCGAGAGCGGCAGCAATTTTACGAGGAATTCAATCAACTACAAGATATTCAGAAAGTATTTCATCAGGAAGTTAACAGGTTTTTACAATCTAAAAATGGGGAAAACCCTACTACATCGATGGATCATTCATTTGAAATGGTTGAACAATTAACAAATGCCTATCAAACAGCAATCAAACAGCTGGAAAACTACGCAAATTTAGTCGAAGAAAATAATGAACAACAACGTGTAACAAAGCAAAAGATGGATACGTATAAAAAAGAAATAACTGCTTTACTTGAGATTGCACAAGTAGAAACCGTAGACGAATTTTATAGAAAATCAAAACAACTGGAAGAGAAACAGGAAATCGAAGCAACAATAACTAAAAGCCTTGATCAGCTCAGCGTTACTTTCTCGCAAGCTTCCTTGAAAAACCTGCTTGAAGCGAATCCGGATCAAGATGAATTGGAAGTTGCTCATCAGCAGTCGCAATCTAAAATCGATCAGTTTGAAACAGATATAAATGAAAAACGTCATCAACTTGCTGATGTAAATGCAACGCTTAAGACGTTGGAATCATCTGAATCGCTTTCTGAGACAACACATCGATTTCAGATGGAGACCGAGCAATTAAATAAACATGCGAAACAATGGGCTATACTGAAGACAGCCAAGGAAATGCTTGCTCTTACCAAGCGTAATTACCGGGATAAATATTTAAGTAAAGTGATCGATCGAACGTCCAATTACTTTAAAAAAATGACAGGGTCTACTTATCTCAAGGTATATGCTCCTATTGGTAATAAGCCATTTCAAGTAGAAGCAAATGACAACCTGCGATATACAGTGAATGAATTATCTCAAGGGTCTATTGATCAGTTATATGTAGCATTACGGTTAGCGGTAAGTGAGATAATGAGTGACAAGCATCGATTGCCATTTATTATAGATGATGCGTTCGTACATTTTGATACGCTACGTACAAAGCGAATAATAGAAATCGTGGAGGAAATCGCTGAAGAGCAGCAAATAATCATTTTTACGTGTAAGGAAGAGGTAGTAGAAGCTTCAAAAAATGCTGAAATTGTCCGGCTGAGAAATACGATTCGCATAAATTAG
- a CDS encoding GbsR/MarR family transcriptional regulator: MPEENEEKNWEKYDETIQRFIQVIAKNMNLYGITPSVGRLYGVLYFADQPMTLDDMREALVMSKTSMSTGVRALSEMRMVESTFKRGIRKDLYRSEEDWYKSFTSLFGNRWRQQTETNIEEAEETIAELNELMADTADEKLKSKIEDDLERLHYAKNYYEWLMKLIKVMESGEIFEYIPKNK; this comes from the coding sequence TTGCCAGAGGAAAACGAAGAAAAAAACTGGGAAAAATATGATGAAACGATTCAACGATTTATTCAGGTCATCGCAAAAAATATGAATTTGTATGGGATTACACCTTCTGTAGGGCGATTATATGGCGTCTTATATTTTGCTGATCAGCCAATGACACTGGATGATATGCGAGAAGCATTGGTAATGAGTAAAACAAGTATGTCAACAGGGGTCCGGGCGTTATCCGAGATGAGAATGGTAGAATCCACGTTTAAGCGAGGGATTCGAAAAGACCTATATCGGTCAGAGGAAGATTGGTACAAATCCTTTACCTCTTTATTTGGTAACCGCTGGCGCCAGCAAACCGAAACAAATATTGAAGAAGCCGAAGAAACCATAGCTGAGTTAAATGAGCTAATGGCTGATACAGCAGATGAAAAACTAAAAAGTAAAATAGAAGATGATTTGGAAAGACTGCATTATGCAAAAAATTATTATGAATGGTTAATGAAGTTAATTAAGGTCATGGAATCCGGAGAGATTTTTGAGTATATTCCAAAAAACAAATAA
- the yhaM gene encoding 3'-5' exoribonuclease YhaM: MVKGIGYAAIGDVFDGYMLIKEATKGVASNGKPFLTLILRDATGEIDAKLWDASKEDETVFIPEQIVRLGGEVNQFRGKAQLKIKSVRPAQPTDGVRVSDFVEKAPVEKEILSEKLTEVIFEMENPVMQRIVRAFIKKYQEALLTYPAASKNHHEYVSGLAHHIVSMLAIARELHNLYPELNKDLLYAGIILHDLGKLKELSGVVTTSYTTEGKLLGHIPMMVEEIGLMAKELQIEGEEEVLILQHLVLSHHGKAEWGSPKPPLVREAEILHLIDLMDAKMNMLNRALDKVKPGEFTERLFAMDNRAFYKPLFEEK, encoded by the coding sequence ATGGTAAAGGGAATTGGATATGCCGCAATTGGTGATGTGTTTGATGGTTATATGTTAATTAAAGAGGCAACCAAAGGTGTTGCAAGCAATGGAAAGCCTTTCTTAACCTTAATTTTGAGAGATGCTACAGGTGAAATCGATGCAAAGCTGTGGGATGCGTCAAAAGAGGATGAAACGGTATTTATACCGGAACAAATAGTCAGACTTGGTGGTGAAGTGAATCAGTTCCGCGGGAAGGCGCAGCTGAAAATCAAGTCTGTACGCCCCGCACAACCTACAGACGGTGTCCGGGTCTCAGACTTCGTTGAAAAGGCTCCGGTTGAAAAGGAAATTTTATCGGAAAAGTTAACAGAGGTAATTTTTGAGATGGAGAACCCAGTAATGCAGCGAATCGTTCGGGCATTTATTAAAAAATATCAAGAAGCATTACTAACGTACCCGGCTGCTTCTAAAAATCATCATGAATATGTTTCCGGGCTGGCCCATCATATTGTAAGTATGCTTGCCATTGCAAGGGAGCTACATAATTTATACCCTGAACTTAATAAGGATTTATTGTATGCAGGTATTATATTACATGATCTTGGCAAGCTAAAAGAATTATCAGGAGTAGTGACGACAAGCTATACAACGGAAGGGAAGTTGTTAGGACATATTCCTATGATGGTGGAGGAAATCGGTTTAATGGCGAAAGAACTGCAAATTGAAGGAGAAGAAGAAGTATTAATTCTACAACATTTAGTATTAAGTCATCATGGAAAAGCAGAATGGGGAAGTCCAAAGCCGCCATTAGTCCGTGAAGCAGAAATCCTGCATCTCATTGATTTAATGGATGCAAAAATGAATATGTTAAATCGTGCGTTAGATAAAGTGAAACCGGGTGAATTTACAGAACGATTATTTGCTATGGATAACCGGGCATTTTATAAACCTCTATTCGAGGAAAAATAA
- a CDS encoding sporulation YhaL family protein, whose amino-acid sequence MILGVPWWVFVMIICIFLSGYMAFRTMRADQRLQQQFIEREGKVYMDRMEAERQYRNEQRERQISD is encoded by the coding sequence ATGATACTTGGAGTACCTTGGTGGGTTTTTGTAATGATCATTTGTATATTTCTTAGTGGCTATATGGCGTTTAGAACGATGCGGGCAGATCAACGCCTCCAGCAACAGTTTATTGAGCGTGAAGGGAAAGTATACATGGATCGCATGGAGGCAGAGCGCCAATATAGAAATGAACAAAGAGAACGGCAAATATCAGATTAA
- a CDS encoding peptidylprolyl isomerase produces MKKLAMAVTLTAGVLTLAACSDSGEETVVESDAGNITQDEFYQELKDRHGEAMLQELMTVQVLENNYEVDEAAVDEEVQAAKDQLGEQFEMALQQQGIPDEEAYREVVRISMLQQQALTEDVEIPEEEIQAEYDRRNTEIDAQHILVEDEETANEVKEQLDDGADFAELASEYSTDGTAEDGGNLGYFSVGDMVPPFEDAAYSMEEGEISDPVATQHGFHIIKVNDKREAEESIGEYEDVKDSIRDELALEQIDPAASQQKMNQLMQDANIEVQLEEFEGLFAPPEEAQQNEQESGDTESENGSDSESEGDSNSESGDTESEEGSEDSETEENSDENAEG; encoded by the coding sequence ATGAAAAAACTGGCAATGGCTGTAACACTTACAGCAGGCGTATTAACTTTAGCAGCATGCTCTGATTCAGGGGAAGAAACGGTTGTTGAATCAGATGCAGGAAATATTACGCAGGACGAGTTTTATCAAGAGTTAAAAGACCGTCATGGTGAAGCCATGTTGCAGGAGTTAATGACGGTACAGGTTTTAGAAAATAATTATGAAGTAGATGAAGCTGCCGTTGATGAAGAAGTACAAGCAGCAAAAGATCAGTTAGGTGAACAATTTGAAATGGCACTTCAACAGCAGGGTATCCCTGACGAAGAAGCATACCGGGAAGTAGTACGTATTAGCATGTTACAGCAACAAGCTCTTACAGAAGACGTAGAAATTCCAGAAGAAGAAATTCAAGCAGAATATGATCGCAGGAATACAGAAATTGACGCACAACACATTTTAGTTGAAGACGAAGAAACCGCAAATGAAGTGAAAGAGCAACTTGATGATGGTGCTGACTTTGCAGAGCTAGCCAGTGAATATTCAACAGATGGCACAGCAGAAGACGGTGGCAATCTTGGGTATTTCTCTGTAGGTGATATGGTACCTCCATTTGAAGATGCAGCCTATAGCATGGAAGAGGGAGAAATTAGCGATCCTGTCGCCACACAGCATGGTTTTCATATTATCAAAGTAAATGATAAACGTGAGGCAGAAGAATCGATTGGTGAATATGAAGATGTGAAAGACAGTATTCGTGATGAGCTGGCTTTAGAACAAATAGACCCAGCCGCGTCCCAGCAAAAAATGAACCAATTAATGCAAGATGCAAATATCGAAGTGCAACTTGAAGAATTTGAAGGTTTGTTTGCCCCACCGGAAGAAGCACAGCAAAATGAACAAGAATCTGGTGATACTGAATCTGAAAATGGGTCTGACAGTGAATCTGAAGGTGATTCCAACAGTGAATCTGGAGATACTGAATCTGAAGAAGGCTCAGAAGACTCCGAAACAGAAGAGAATAGCGATGAGAATGCAGAAGGGTAA
- a CDS encoding glycine betaine ABC transporter substrate-binding protein: MFLAACGGDSSEETSSEASDDEGSEETSEGPEIGQEELTQPYVAWARETVSTHMLGALLEMVGYDVELAQVEAGAMWSSVADGSADFHTSAWLPATHGAYWEQYEEDIVQVKQVLDEAPLSLGVPSYMEDVNSLEDLKDNEELGEAVDWQVVGIDPGAGIMENTQEAFEAYGLDNWELTSSSEAAMLTTLQDAVENEEPIIVPLWQPHWIFGTLDLKMLEDPQEIYGGDGDQIFTVAREGLEEDAPRAYKVLEQYDESYEMIDEMMPKVHAEDRDPAEVVREYIENNPDQVDEWLDGVPRE; the protein is encoded by the coding sequence ATGTTCTTAGCTGCATGTGGTGGGGATAGCAGCGAGGAAACAAGCAGTGAAGCCTCTGACGATGAGGGCTCTGAGGAAACAAGTGAAGGGCCTGAAATAGGTCAGGAAGAATTAACTCAACCATACGTGGCTTGGGCAAGAGAAACAGTTAGTACACATATGCTGGGTGCTTTGCTTGAGATGGTCGGCTACGATGTTGAACTAGCGCAAGTAGAGGCTGGGGCGATGTGGTCCAGTGTTGCTGATGGTTCAGCCGATTTCCATACATCCGCTTGGCTCCCAGCAACGCACGGAGCGTACTGGGAACAGTATGAGGAGGATATTGTTCAAGTCAAACAGGTGCTTGATGAGGCACCGCTATCTTTGGGTGTCCCAAGTTACATGGAAGATGTGAATTCACTTGAAGACTTGAAGGATAATGAAGAGCTCGGTGAAGCAGTTGATTGGCAGGTTGTCGGAATAGATCCTGGCGCTGGAATCATGGAAAATACACAGGAAGCTTTCGAAGCATACGGTTTGGATAATTGGGAGCTGACATCAAGCTCTGAAGCGGCGATGCTTACTACACTGCAGGATGCCGTTGAAAATGAAGAGCCGATTATTGTACCGCTTTGGCAACCACATTGGATTTTCGGTACATTGGATTTGAAAATGCTTGAGGATCCACAAGAAATTTACGGTGGAGATGGCGACCAGATTTTCACGGTAGCTCGCGAAGGTCTGGAAGAAGATGCCCCAAGAGCTTACAAAGTGCTCGAGCAATATGATGAAAGTTATGAGATGATTGACGAAATGATGCCGAAAGTTCATGCGGAAGATCGGGACCCCGCTGAAGTTGTCCGGGAATATATTGAAAATAACCCTGATCAAGTTGATGAATGGCTTGACGGCGTACCAAGAGAATAA
- a CDS encoding glycine betaine ABC transporter substrate-binding protein, with amino-acid sequence MFKKILGITSVLTLSIVLAACGGSEEATDENASVGEAVEYEIVGIDPGAGIMGQTEDALSAYGLEDNWELRESSGAAMATELGSAIDEEEPIIVTGWIPHWKFFEYDLKMLEDPQEVYGGEENINTLVRLGLEEDLPGAYTFFDQFQWEPDHLQDVMLKIEEGLSEQEAAQEWVEENEDLVNSWVEGAESGNGAEVRVTYVAWADVIASSNVAKYVLENELDYQVELIQVEPGPMFASVADGSADAMIGAWLPSTHGAYYEEYEGDFEDLGVNLTGTRNGLVVPEYMDIDSIEDLIEDE; translated from the coding sequence ATGTTTAAAAAAATTTTAGGGATAACGTCCGTTTTGACTTTATCGATAGTATTAGCAGCTTGTGGAGGAAGTGAAGAAGCTACTGATGAAAATGCTTCTGTTGGCGAAGCGGTCGAATATGAGATCGTTGGAATTGACCCAGGGGCTGGTATTATGGGGCAAACGGAGGACGCATTATCTGCGTATGGTCTTGAAGACAACTGGGAACTCAGGGAGAGCTCTGGTGCTGCTATGGCAACGGAATTAGGCAGCGCAATTGATGAAGAAGAGCCGATTATTGTGACTGGCTGGATCCCTCACTGGAAATTTTTTGAGTATGATCTGAAAATGTTGGAAGATCCACAAGAGGTTTATGGTGGTGAAGAAAATATAAACACTCTTGTACGTCTTGGTTTAGAAGAAGACTTGCCTGGTGCGTATACATTTTTTGACCAATTCCAATGGGAGCCGGATCATCTGCAAGACGTTATGTTGAAAATTGAAGAAGGATTATCAGAACAAGAAGCTGCACAAGAATGGGTTGAAGAAAATGAAGACTTGGTTAATTCCTGGGTTGAAGGAGCAGAGTCTGGAAACGGAGCGGAAGTAAGAGTTACGTATGTTGCCTGGGCGGATGTAATTGCTAGTTCAAATGTCGCCAAATACGTATTGGAAAATGAATTGGATTATCAAGTTGAATTAATTCAAGTGGAACCAGGTCCAATGTTTGCTAGTGTTGCGGACGGAAGTGCGGATGCAATGATTGGAGCGTGGCTACCTTCAACACATGGGGCTTACTATGAAGAGTATGAAGGAGATTTTGAAGATTTAGGAGTGAACTTGACCGGTACACGGAATGGTCTTGTTGTTCCTGAGTATATGGATATTGATTCCATTGAAGATTTAATAGAAGATGAATAA
- a CDS encoding DUF1878 family protein, with protein sequence MKTLNNNDTTSFHLQLLSTIMDLNAYPLIHLIIEHNITYKEFEEMMHLLQKLEDQFNIQREEGFLDFTSLLVEFAGMLTEKLDPNNTIYALKKEGYYPSLMAEFTLIIEREEKRMRRG encoded by the coding sequence TTGAAAACGTTAAATAATAATGATACAACGTCCTTTCATTTACAATTACTTTCCACAATCATGGATCTGAATGCGTACCCACTTATTCATCTAATTATAGAACATAATATTACATATAAAGAGTTTGAGGAAATGATGCATTTGCTGCAAAAGTTAGAAGATCAATTCAACATTCAAAGAGAAGAAGGGTTTCTGGATTTTACATCTTTATTGGTAGAATTTGCGGGTATGCTTACGGAAAAGCTTGATCCTAACAATACAATTTACGCACTAAAAAAAGAAGGATATTATCCTTCTTTAATGGCTGAATTCACGCTTATCATAGAACGAGAGGAAAAAAGGATGAGACGAGGTTGA
- a CDS encoding GbsR/MarR family transcriptional regulator, translating into MNIPNNEEIRDNLMLEFSKTVGNFGLSPVEARLFAYLYLSEEPLTLDDMSEALGKSKTSMSTSIRSLSDLNLVTRVWKKGVRKDLYQANNQLFKTFMNSYINKWLDTTKHQKDALEDNKHLINEKKKKESSEELTTLDKRTHDILQFHILVENLFRKMKETGIEED; encoded by the coding sequence TTCTCAAAAACAGTTGGAAACTTTGGTTTAAGTCCCGTAGAAGCGCGTTTGTTTGCTTATTTATACTTATCTGAAGAACCATTAACCTTAGATGATATGAGTGAGGCATTAGGTAAAAGCAAAACTTCCATGAGCACAAGCATTCGCTCATTATCAGATTTAAACCTTGTTACACGTGTATGGAAAAAAGGGGTTCGAAAGGATTTATATCAAGCCAATAATCAATTATTTAAAACATTTATGAATTCCTATATTAATAAATGGCTTGATACTACGAAACATCAAAAAGATGCCTTAGAGGATAATAAACATCTTATTAACGAGAAAAAGAAAAAGGAATCATCTGAAGAACTCACAACTCTGGATAAGCGTACGCATGATATTTTGCAATTTCATATCCTTGTAGAAAATTTATTCAGAAAAATGAAGGAAACAGGAATTGAGGAGGACTGA